The following proteins are co-located in the Triplophysa dalaica isolate WHDGS20190420 chromosome 2, ASM1584641v1, whole genome shotgun sequence genome:
- the prmt9 gene encoding protein arginine N-methyltransferase 9, translated as MPNTTTRPKRSRRQRRARREDAARNELVSRSFESAQQCLFSHDYGTAFAHYLLALNLAPALKDFANESFRFTLFKWADELDSLGRIQELFDCYEQAMELFPVDEVIVNSMGENLFRMGFRDEAAGHFYKALKLRPDFLEAKENFYRVANWLVERWHFLMLNDHGRNRKYQLAIQKAVEGGCSTVLDIGTGTGILGMCAKMAGAAEVYACELSKTMYELACEVVSANGMADSIKIIHMKSLDMAIPQNIPKRVSLVVTETVDAGLFGEGIVESLIHAWKHLLLPPPNSLEAHHNLSQTGRVIPAGATVFGVAVQCHEIRRHQRICVSSVGGLDLSAVGEIYSPVSCSADAEDSTEPYTTERLSRLRGGYIQLTQPFTALVIDFNNVQELEGLCSREVMQLRLPVIQEGVLDALAVWFQLHLDQDNHLSTGPQEDTCWEQAIYPVQTPLNTLKRGDELLVEVSCKDAYLRLCCVAVVRDKQTFHLDNVNQEPPKTLNPNPEAELCSALAGLQTTPEKLSLSFTLESSEIALLNNITYHNSFQRAMCKLLASLKSMRSQESDIKPSSDPVYVLDVSEGFSVLSLIAAKLGMGSDEDIHISTGFVQAYSSVEKEHHQTMLRLLAKHNGVPESTLEFWLRHVEDDSAVLQRPAIEKLWSAIILDCIETCGLIREKLLEKATLARCLLEDGGQIFPERIVIYGMLVESNTLLQESAVQGMEPTLGFNIAPFINQFTVPVHVFLDLSTLECSHLSASVELLTLDLMNSTANYTYNEVKVQVSTSGKLTAIPFWYQIHLDSELSVSTFSEDSHWKQAAVVLQQPLEVNRGEWVQLSIRLNKSIISIIASKEEGPGANDVTREELIDMDSVTKAGPVNGNSLGEGL; from the exons ATGCCCAACACCACCACGAGACCAAAAAGATCGAGGCGTCAGAGGCGAGCACGTAGAGAAGATGCTGCGAGGAATGAACTGGTGTCAAGATCATTTGAAAGTGCTCAGCAGTGTCTGTTCAGTCATGACTATGGCACAGCCTTTGCCCACTATCTCCTGGCTCTAAACCTGGCCCCAGCCCTGAAAGAttttgcaaat gAGTCCTTTAGATTTACTCTTTTTAAATGGGCCGATGAGCTGGACTCTTTGGGACGGATCCAGGAACTCTTTGATTGTTATGAACAAGCTATGGAGTTGTTTCCTGTTGATGAGGTGATAGTGAACAGCATGGGAGAGAATCTTTTCAG AATGGGATTTCGGGATGAGGCAGCTGGCCATTTTTACAAAGCCCTCAAGCTCCGACCAGATTTTCTAGAGGCAAAGGAAAACTTTTACCGTGTTGCTAACTGGTTGGTGGAGCGTTGGCATTTCTTAATGCTCAACGACCATGGCAGGAACCGCAAGTACCAGCTTGCTATTCAGAAAGCTGTAGAGGGAGGGTGCAGCACCGTTCTGGACATTGGAACTGGCACTGGCATCCTTGg AATGTGTGCCAAGATGGCAGGCGCTGCTGAAGTCTATGCCTGTGAGCTGTCCAAGACAATGTATGAGCTGGCATGCGAAGTGGTTTCAGCCAATGGGATGGCAGATAGCATCAAGATCATTCACATGAAGTCTCTGGACATGGCAATTCCCCAAAACATTCCAAAAAG GGTGTCACTGGTTGTAACAGAGACTGTGGATGCTGGGCTATTCGGTGAGGGTATCGTCGAGAGTTTGATTCATGCATGGAAGCACCTACTCTTACCTCCACCT AACTCTCTGGAAGCCCACCACAATCTCTCACAAACCGGCCGGGTAATACCCGCAGGTGCAACTGTGTTTGGGGTGGCTGTGCAGTGTCATGAGATCCGGAGACATCAGAG GATTTGTGTGTCATCCGTGGGAGGTTTGGACCTGTCTGCAGTAGGAGAGATCTACAGTCCTGTTAGCTGTTCAGCTGATGCTGAGGACAGTACAGAGCCCTACACTACTGAAAGACTGAGCCGTCTGCGGGGAGGATACATTCAGCTCACACAGCCCTTCACAGCACTGGTTATAGACTTCAATAATGTGCAG GAGCTGGAGGGTCTCTGCTCCAGAGAGGTGATGCAACTGAGATTGCCTGTGATTCAGGAGGGAGTTCTTGATGCTTTGGCCGTGTGGTTTCAGCTGCACCTGGATCAAGACAACCACCTGTCCACCGGCCCGCAGGAAGATACATGCTGGGAACAAGCCATTTATCCAGTACAGACTCCATTGA ACACTTTAAAACGCGGTGATGAACTGCTGGTGGAAGTTTCCTGTAAGGATGCTTATCTGAGACTGTGCTGTGTTGCTGTCGTAAGAGACAAACAGACGTTCCATCTGGACAATGTAAATCAAGAACCTCCAAAGACCCTCAACCCAAACCCTGAAGCGGAGCTGTGCAGTGCTCTGGCCGGCCTTCAGACCACCCCTGAAAaactatctctctcttttacacTAGAATCCTCTGAGATTGCCCTCCTCAACAACATAACATATCATAACAGCTTCCAAAGGGCCATGTGCAAACTTCTAGCTTCTCTAAAGTCCATGAGGTCACAAGAATCAGATATCAAACCTTCCTCAGATCCGGTCTATGTGCTTGATGTCTCTGAAGGCTTCTCCGTGCTTTCCTTAATAGCAGCTAAGTTGGGCATGGGTTCAGATGAAGATATTCACATCAGCACCGGGTTTGTTCAAGCCTACAGTTCAGTTGAGAAGGAACATCATCAGACTATGTTAAGACTGCTGGCTAAACACAATGGTGTACCTGAGAGTACTTTAGAGTTCTGGCTGAGACATGTGGAGGACGATTCAGCTGTTCTTCAGCGGCCAGCCATTGAAAAGCTTTGGAGCGCCATCATTCTTGACTGCATAGAGACCTGCGGGCTTATTCGAGAGAAACTGTTGGAGAAGGCAACATTGGCGAG GTGTTTGCTGGAGGATGGTGGACAGATTTTTCCAGAGCGTATCGTGATCTATGGTATGCTTGTCGAGTCAAACACGCTGCTTCAGGAGAGCGCTGTCCAGGGAATGGAGCCGACTCTTGGGTTCAATATTGCACCGTTCATCAATCAGTTCACT GTACCTGTTCATGTGTTTTTGGATCTGTCCACTCTTGAATGCTCACATCTTAGTGCTTCGGTGGAACTCCTCACGCTTGACCTCATGAACAGCACTGCCAATTACACCTACAATGAAGTCAAA GTTCAGGTCAGCACCTCGGGCAAATTGACTGCCATTCCCTTTTGGTACCAGATCCATCTGGACTCTGAACTAAGTGTCAGCACCTTCAGTGAGGACTCTCACTGGAAGCAGGCAGCGGTGGTCCTTCAGCAGCCCCTCGAGGTAAACAGAGGCGAGTGGGTCCAGCTTAGCATCCGGCTCAACAAGAGCATCATCTCTATTATAGCTTCTAAAGAAGAGGGGCCTGGAGCTAATGATGTCACCAGGGAGGAGCTTATAGACATGGACTCTGTTACAAAGGCGGGGCCAGTAAACGGTAACTCATTAGGGGAGGGGTTATGA
- the tmem184c gene encoding transmembrane protein 184C gives MPCTCGNWRRWIRPLVVVLYILLLLVILPLCIWEIQKSQVAAHNKAWFIAGIFVFMTIPISLWGILQHLVNYTQPELQKPIIRILWMVPIFSLDSWIALKYPSIAIYVDTCRECYEAYVIYNFMIFLLNYLGNQYPSLVLMLEVQEQQKHLPPLCCCPPWPMGEVLLLRCKLGVLQYTVVRPVTTVIALICQLCGVYDEGNFSSKNAWTYLVIVNNLSQLFAMYCLVLFYKALREELSPIKPVGKFLCVKLVVFVSFWQAVVIALLVKVGVISDSHTWDWDSVEAVATGLQDFIICVEMFLAAIAHHFSFTYKPYIQEAEEGSCFDSFLAMWDISDIRADISEQVRNVGRTVMGRPRKTYFGEEAYQDENTGLLSDGSLEPGAEASSTPASPKGLYQGMGHTSTPHSVSAPANLGCAAWEGDVDDITPNVISSDHKDPQGSEYATII, from the exons ATGCCGTGCACATGTGGGAACTGGAGGAGGTGGATTCGGCCTCTGGTGGTGGTGCTTTATATCCTGCTCCTTTTGGTTATCCTTCCTCTTTGTATCTGGGAAATTCAAAAATCACAG GTTGCTGCTCATAACAAGGCGTGGTTCATTGCTGGGATATTTGTGTTCATGACTATTCCCATCTCACTATGGGGGATACTGCAGCATCTAGTAAATTACACCCAACCTGAGCTGCAAAAACCAATAATCAG AATATTATGGATGGTTCCTATTTTCAGTCTGGATAGT TGGATAGCGCTTAAGTATCCCAGTATTGCCATCTATGTAGACACATGCAGAGAATGCTATGAGGCCTACGTCATCTACAACTTTATGATCTTCCTACTCAACTATCTGGGAAACCAGTATCCCAGTCTGGTGCTGATGCTAGAGGTGCAGGAGCAGCAAAAACATCTCCCCCCTCTGTGCTGCTGTCCACCATGGCCCATGGGAGA AGTACTGTTGCTGAGATGTAAACTGGGAGTTCTTCAGTACACTGTGGTGAGGCCTGTCACCACAGTCATTGCTTT GATTTGTCAGCTTTGTGGAGTCTATGACGAAGGCAACTTCAGTTCTAAAAATGCCTGGACGTACCTGGTTATCGTCAATAATCTTTCTCAGCTT TTTGCAATGTACTGTCTTGTGCTGTTCTATAAGGCCCTAAGAGAAGAGCTCAGTCCAATCAAACCAGTGGGCAAATTCCTCTGTGTCAAGCTGGTGGTCTTTGTGTCATTCtg GCAAGCTGTTGTCATTGCACTCTTAGTGAAGGTGGGTGTAATCTCAGACTCTCACACCTGGGACTGGGATAGCGTGGAGGCTGTAGCCACTGGATTACAG GACTTCATTATCTGTGTGGAGATGTTTTTAGCAGCCATTGCCCACCACTTCAGCTTTACTTACAAACCCTACATACAGGAAGCAGAGGAAGGTTCCTGCTTTGATTCCTTTTTGGCCATGTGGGATATCTCAGATATACGGGCTGACATCTCGGAGCAAGTGCGAAATGTTG GGAGGACTGTTATGGGTCGACCGAGGAAAACATATTTTGGAGAAGAGGCTTACCAGGATGAGAACACTGGACTGCTGTCAGACGGTTCTCTTGAACCTGGAGCTGAAGCATCTTCCACTCCTGCATCACCCAAAGGCCTATACCAAGGCATGGGCCACACCTCAACCCCCCACTCCGTTTCCGCTCCCGCCAATCTCGGATGTGCAGCATGGGAGGGAGACGTGGACGACATCACTCCTAATGTGATATCCAGTGATCATAAAGACCCACAGGGCTCAGAGTATGCGACAATCATTTAG